One genomic region from Natrinema caseinilyticum encodes:
- a CDS encoding DUF4177 domain-containing protein, producing MSRVSARRWEYKTVRPSRGETKKEAEDPETQLNDHGEDGWELVETIDYTGGGTKFLVFKRPAETVDGASEE from the coding sequence GTGAGCCGAGTCAGTGCGCGTCGATGGGAATACAAGACCGTTAGACCGTCTCGTGGCGAAACGAAAAAAGAGGCCGAGGACCCGGAAACGCAGTTGAACGATCACGGCGAAGACGGCTGGGAACTCGTCGAAACGATCGACTATACGGGTGGCGGGACGAAGTTCCTCGTTTTCAAACGTCCGGCCGAGACCGTCGACGGTGCCAGCGAGGAGTGA
- a CDS encoding DUF5518 domain-containing protein, with amino-acid sequence MTDWRAVFVGFLVATVFGIIGLVVPGIGQLAAGLIGGFVAGYMAGGGLGSGFWHGLLAGSLGGIIGGLLVGVAVGLAGIALGPLGGAITGAAGLGIFALAVAISFLMALESAVAGAVGAAVRT; translated from the coding sequence ATGACCGACTGGCGCGCCGTCTTCGTCGGGTTCCTCGTCGCGACCGTCTTCGGAATTATCGGGCTCGTCGTTCCCGGCATCGGCCAGCTCGCCGCCGGACTGATCGGCGGGTTCGTCGCCGGCTACATGGCCGGCGGCGGCCTGGGAAGCGGTTTCTGGCACGGGCTCCTCGCCGGCTCGCTCGGCGGGATCATCGGCGGGCTGCTCGTCGGCGTCGCCGTCGGCCTGGCGGGGATTGCACTTGGCCCGCTCGGCGGCGCGATCACCGGCGCCGCCGGCCTCGGAATCTTCGCGCTCGCCGTCGCGATTTCGTTTCTCATGGCCCTCGAGAGCGCGGTCGCCGGCGCGGTCGGCGCTGCGGTCCGAACCTGA
- a CDS encoding thioredoxin family protein encodes MTVTLKDFYADWCGPCKTQDPILEDIEDDWEGRFEVEKVNVDEQQDIANEYQVRSLPTLIIENDDGIVERFVGVTQRDDIEDALESAGA; translated from the coding sequence ATGACTGTCACTCTCAAGGACTTCTACGCGGACTGGTGTGGCCCGTGCAAGACTCAGGATCCGATCCTCGAGGACATCGAGGACGACTGGGAAGGCCGATTCGAAGTCGAGAAAGTCAACGTCGACGAACAGCAAGACATCGCCAACGAGTATCAGGTTCGCTCGCTGCCGACGCTCATTATCGAAAACGACGACGGCATCGTCGAACGCTTCGTCGGCGTCACCCAGCGCGACGACATCGAAGACGCCCTCGAATCCGCCGGCGCGTAG
- a CDS encoding NOG1 family protein, whose amino-acid sequence MIFEDLPTTPTSEELIDKAFSRAARAGKAKGGLEAQQSMLQTAANIISDNLENVVTAWPDFEYDAHPFYYELADAIVDVDRLRQSLSEVMWASRKTREIHEEYQPRLRKTDVDTARKHRKQAFARLADIVEQIDDELLYINESRNDLRDLPDIDPDAPTIVVAGYPNVGKSSLVNDVTSARGETASYPFTTKGIGLGHFERDHIRYQIVDTPGLLDRPPAERNAIESQAVSAIEHLADCMLVMVDPTGECGYPIGSQLELRDSIAAQFEDVPVFTVANKADRFEPDELDEAVAADYRMSVETGENVETVLEAAVEAIDYEPELPFEG is encoded by the coding sequence ATGATTTTCGAAGACCTTCCGACCACGCCCACGTCGGAAGAGCTGATCGACAAGGCGTTTTCGCGGGCGGCGCGGGCCGGCAAGGCAAAGGGCGGCCTGGAGGCCCAGCAGTCGATGCTCCAGACGGCGGCGAACATCATCTCGGACAACTTAGAAAACGTCGTGACGGCGTGGCCGGACTTCGAGTACGACGCACACCCGTTCTACTACGAGCTGGCGGACGCGATCGTCGACGTCGACAGGCTTCGTCAGAGCCTCTCCGAAGTGATGTGGGCCAGCCGGAAGACGCGGGAGATCCACGAGGAGTACCAGCCTCGGCTGCGCAAGACCGACGTCGACACGGCGCGCAAACACCGGAAACAGGCCTTCGCTCGGCTCGCGGACATTGTCGAGCAGATCGACGACGAACTGCTGTACATCAACGAGTCGCGCAACGACCTGCGCGACCTGCCCGACATCGACCCGGACGCGCCGACGATCGTCGTTGCGGGCTACCCCAACGTCGGCAAGTCCTCGCTCGTCAACGACGTCACCAGCGCCCGCGGCGAAACCGCGTCGTACCCGTTCACGACGAAGGGAATCGGTCTCGGCCACTTCGAGCGCGACCACATCCGCTACCAGATCGTCGATACCCCCGGCCTGCTCGACCGGCCGCCGGCGGAGCGCAACGCGATCGAATCGCAGGCGGTCAGCGCGATCGAACACCTCGCAGACTGCATGCTCGTCATGGTCGATCCCACCGGCGAGTGCGGCTATCCGATCGGCTCGCAACTCGAGCTTCGGGACTCGATCGCGGCCCAGTTCGAGGACGTCCCCGTCTTCACGGTCGCGAACAAGGCGGATCGATTCGAGCCGGACGAACTGGACGAGGCAGTGGCGGCCGACTACAGGATGAGCGTCGAAACGGGCGAGAACGTCGAAACCGTTCTCGAGGCGGCCGTCGAGGCGATCGACTACGAACCAGAATTACCGTTCGAGGGCTGA
- a CDS encoding glycerophosphodiester phosphodiesterase — protein MTRPAVIAHRGYAGTAPENTIEAVERAAEHDETAMLEIDVQPAACGTPVVVHDERLEGTRDGRPLTDATGLVWETPLADIEEARVLGTEATIPSLADLLAAVPETIGVNVELKNPGRRDLRVGESLSPAERDRRRDVWQSFVERVVTDCRTFGGDLLFSSFCEGAIAALRETADYPAAPLIWDDLEAGLSIARRYDCEAIHPPRNAIEGTELAGTDYAGVSGSGLERDVLETAHAEGRTVNVWTATNWIQFDELAAAGVDGIVADYPGLSGYSSER, from the coding sequence ATGACACGGCCCGCCGTCATCGCCCACCGCGGATACGCAGGGACCGCGCCCGAGAACACGATCGAAGCCGTCGAACGCGCGGCCGAACACGACGAGACCGCGATGCTCGAGATCGACGTTCAGCCGGCGGCGTGCGGGACGCCGGTCGTCGTCCACGACGAGCGCCTCGAGGGGACCCGCGACGGCCGCCCGTTGACGGACGCGACCGGCCTCGTCTGGGAGACGCCGCTCGCAGATATAGAGGAGGCGCGCGTCCTCGGCACCGAGGCGACCATCCCGTCGCTGGCGGATCTGCTCGCGGCCGTCCCCGAGACGATCGGCGTGAACGTCGAACTGAAGAATCCGGGACGCCGGGACCTGCGGGTCGGTGAATCGCTTTCGCCGGCCGAACGCGATCGACGCCGTGACGTCTGGCAATCGTTCGTCGAACGGGTCGTCACCGACTGCAGGACATTCGGTGGGGACCTCCTCTTTTCGTCGTTCTGCGAGGGTGCGATCGCGGCGCTGCGCGAGACCGCAGACTATCCCGCCGCCCCGCTGATCTGGGACGACCTCGAGGCCGGCCTGTCGATCGCGCGTCGCTACGACTGCGAGGCGATCCATCCGCCACGAAACGCGATCGAAGGGACGGAACTGGCCGGGACGGACTACGCAGGGGTCTCGGGTTCGGGACTCGAGCGAGACGTCCTCGAGACGGCACACGCGGAGGGGCGGACGGTCAACGTCTGGACGGCGACGAACTGGATCCAGTTCGACGAACTCGCCGCGGCGGGCGTCGACGGCATCGTCGCCGACTATCCCGGACTGAGTGGATACTCGAGCGAGCGATAG
- the hisE gene encoding phosphoribosyl-ATP diphosphatase has product MDEVLADLFAVIEARKETLPEDSYTASLFTHEKGENAVLEKLGEETTELVLAAKDDDYEEIAHESADIVYHLLVLLAMKDMDVADLEAELEARR; this is encoded by the coding sequence ATGGACGAGGTACTCGCGGACCTGTTCGCCGTTATCGAAGCCCGGAAGGAAACGTTGCCCGAAGACTCCTACACCGCCTCGCTGTTCACACACGAAAAAGGCGAAAACGCGGTCCTGGAGAAACTCGGGGAGGAGACCACGGAACTCGTACTGGCCGCGAAAGACGACGACTACGAGGAGATCGCCCACGAGAGCGCGGACATCGTCTACCATCTTCTCGTCCTGCTCGCGATGAAGGACATGGACGTCGCGGACCTCGAGGCGGAACTCGAGGCCCGCCGCTGA
- a CDS encoding cbb3-type cytochrome c oxidase subunit I: MSDFPPRRTVKRWLVTTNHKDIGILYLVTSLFLLVAGGVLALLFRIQLWEAGGTGFLTNTEYNQAVSIHGLLMVFWFISPFGFGLANYVVPLQIGAKDLAFPRLNALSYWFYLFSGILVLLSFFQGTSWANGWYMYAPLNVPIYNPGYTLTMGGNTTILALTLFVMSVTLGSVNFLTTIHTCRAEGMGTWNMPLFTWGTLLTVWMMLFAFAALLAALILMLTDRILLTQYYSSTGEGASLLWGHLFWFFGHPEVYIVFFPALGIIFEAFQTFCGRRLVGRKWVIIAMVLVAVQSFLVWMHHMFLTTINLEIKTLFMATTIGISLPFDLMVFSLIYTMVKGRVRFTTPFLFNLGALLLFILGGITGVFLGAVVLDYEFRGTYWVVAHFHYVMVSGVTALIGGLYYWWPKITGKMYSETLGKLSFAVYFVGFNLLYFPMFLAWETPRRVFNYFEGTQLYHQAATIGAFVLALGFLLVFVTLAKSLVDGPDAPDNPWQFSRTAEWATTSPPPLGNWPDRPSYASGSLEFVDDRSSTATDGGAATHERANHVDALEAGHEDHASIWPFGIGFGMFVTFLGLSGMTSWVAAFATNRGLEFAGSQPPGGPNILYPVVSILGVGILGYTLFQYGRERFHAPEMAIAERWPFEGVGTTKTGVWFFLASDVVVFGAVIGAYIFMRLHTGWGEVETVPPSAFVGLVNTYVLITSSFTVVLALVMAERGNRRGLLASMGATVLLGLTFLSVKGFEWSQEFAHDIYWFTDLEYSMYFVTTGLHALHVILGLLIALFMIYRVVTVDAYLEDDRPVEYFGLYWHFVDIVWVFLFPLFYLI; the protein is encoded by the coding sequence ATGAGTGATTTTCCGCCGCGCCGGACCGTCAAGCGGTGGCTAGTCACGACGAATCACAAGGACATCGGGATCCTCTATCTGGTGACCTCGCTTTTCCTGCTCGTCGCCGGCGGCGTTCTCGCCTTGCTCTTTCGCATTCAACTGTGGGAAGCCGGCGGAACCGGATTCCTCACGAACACCGAATACAATCAGGCGGTTTCGATCCACGGACTGCTGATGGTGTTCTGGTTCATCTCGCCGTTCGGATTCGGCCTCGCAAACTACGTCGTGCCGTTACAGATCGGTGCGAAGGATCTGGCGTTTCCCCGTCTGAACGCCCTGAGTTACTGGTTTTACCTGTTTTCGGGGATCCTCGTCCTGCTGTCGTTCTTTCAGGGGACGTCGTGGGCGAACGGCTGGTACATGTACGCCCCGCTGAACGTGCCGATCTACAACCCCGGCTACACGCTGACGATGGGCGGAAATACGACCATCCTCGCTTTGACCCTGTTCGTCATGTCGGTCACGCTCGGGTCGGTGAATTTCCTGACGACGATCCACACCTGCCGCGCGGAGGGGATGGGGACCTGGAACATGCCGTTGTTCACGTGGGGGACGCTGCTGACGGTCTGGATGATGCTGTTCGCCTTCGCGGCGCTGCTTGCCGCCCTGATTCTCATGCTCACCGATCGCATCCTGCTCACCCAGTACTACTCCTCGACGGGAGAGGGGGCGAGCCTCCTGTGGGGGCACCTGTTCTGGTTCTTCGGCCATCCGGAGGTGTACATCGTCTTCTTCCCCGCGCTCGGGATCATCTTCGAGGCGTTCCAGACCTTTTGCGGCCGCCGACTCGTCGGCCGCAAGTGGGTCATCATCGCGATGGTCCTCGTCGCGGTCCAGTCGTTCCTCGTCTGGATGCACCACATGTTCCTGACGACGATCAACCTCGAGATCAAGACGCTGTTCATGGCGACGACGATCGGGATCTCGCTGCCGTTCGACCTGATGGTCTTCTCGCTGATCTACACGATGGTCAAGGGACGCGTCCGATTCACGACACCGTTTCTCTTCAACCTCGGCGCGCTCTTGCTGTTCATCCTGGGCGGGATTACGGGCGTCTTCCTGGGTGCCGTCGTCCTCGACTACGAGTTCCGGGGCACCTACTGGGTCGTCGCCCACTTCCACTACGTGATGGTCTCGGGCGTCACGGCGCTGATCGGCGGCCTCTACTACTGGTGGCCCAAGATCACCGGCAAGATGTACTCCGAGACGCTCGGGAAACTCAGCTTCGCCGTCTACTTCGTCGGGTTCAACCTGCTTTACTTCCCGATGTTCCTCGCCTGGGAGACGCCGCGGCGCGTTTTCAATTACTTCGAGGGAACGCAACTGTACCACCAGGCCGCGACGATCGGGGCCTTCGTCCTCGCACTCGGGTTCCTCCTCGTGTTCGTCACGCTCGCAAAGAGCCTCGTGGACGGCCCCGACGCACCCGACAATCCGTGGCAGTTCTCCCGAACGGCCGAGTGGGCGACGACCTCACCGCCCCCGCTCGGGAACTGGCCTGACCGGCCCAGCTACGCCAGCGGATCGCTCGAGTTCGTCGACGACCGGTCCTCGACTGCGACCGACGGTGGTGCTGCGACCCACGAGCGAGCCAACCACGTCGATGCCCTCGAGGCGGGCCACGAAGATCACGCGAGTATCTGGCCGTTCGGAATCGGGTTCGGGATGTTCGTCACGTTCCTCGGGCTGTCGGGAATGACGTCCTGGGTCGCCGCCTTCGCCACGAATCGCGGGCTGGAGTTCGCCGGGTCCCAGCCGCCGGGTGGCCCTAACATCCTCTACCCCGTCGTCTCGATCCTCGGCGTCGGTATCCTCGGGTACACGCTGTTCCAGTACGGACGCGAACGGTTTCACGCACCCGAGATGGCGATCGCCGAGCGCTGGCCGTTCGAGGGGGTCGGGACGACGAAAACCGGCGTCTGGTTCTTCCTGGCGTCGGACGTCGTCGTCTTCGGCGCCGTCATCGGCGCGTACATCTTCATGCGGCTTCACACCGGCTGGGGCGAGGTCGAGACCGTGCCGCCCTCGGCGTTCGTCGGTCTGGTCAACACCTACGTTCTCATCACTTCGAGTTTCACGGTCGTCCTGGCGCTGGTGATGGCCGAACGCGGGAACAGACGCGGGCTACTGGCGTCGATGGGTGCGACGGTGTTGCTCGGGCTCACGTTCCTCTCCGTCAAGGGCTTCGAGTGGAGCCAGGAGTTCGCACACGACATCTACTGGTTCACCGACCTCGAGTACTCGATGTACTTCGTGACGACGGGCCTGCACGCGCTGCACGTCATCCTCGGGCTGTTGATCGCCCTGTTCATGATCTACCGGGTCGTGACCGTCGACGCCTACCTCGAGGACGACCGCCCGGTCGAGTACTTCGGGCTCTACTGGCACTTCGTCGACATCGTCTGGGTGTTCCTCTTCCCGCTGTTCTACCTGATCTAG
- the npdG gene encoding NADPH-dependent F420 reductase: MRIALLGGTGDIGEGLALRFARDTDHEILIGSRDPEKARDAVAEYENELADRGAEADVKGFANEMAADRADVVVLSVPPYYVGDTVEGVADSLDSDTVLVTPAVGMQGDEDGLHYHPPSAGSVTELVAQRAPDEVPVVGAFHNLAADALANLDNELDLDTLVVADDEAAGDTVRTLANEIVGLRALEAGPLANAAEVESVTPLVINIAKYNEDMHDVGVKWI, from the coding sequence ATGCGAATTGCACTACTGGGCGGCACCGGCGATATCGGCGAAGGACTCGCACTGCGATTTGCCCGGGATACGGACCACGAAATCCTCATCGGCTCGAGAGACCCCGAGAAGGCGCGCGATGCGGTCGCAGAGTACGAAAACGAACTCGCGGACCGCGGTGCCGAAGCCGACGTCAAAGGCTTCGCCAACGAGATGGCGGCCGACCGGGCCGACGTCGTCGTCTTGAGCGTCCCGCCGTACTACGTCGGTGACACCGTCGAAGGGGTCGCGGACAGCCTCGACTCGGACACGGTGCTCGTCACGCCTGCCGTCGGCATGCAAGGCGACGAAGACGGGCTGCACTACCACCCGCCGAGTGCCGGAAGCGTCACCGAACTCGTCGCCCAGCGGGCCCCCGACGAGGTTCCCGTCGTCGGCGCGTTCCACAACCTGGCCGCCGACGCGCTGGCGAACCTCGACAACGAACTCGACCTCGATACGCTGGTCGTCGCCGACGACGAAGCCGCCGGCGACACCGTCCGGACGCTCGCAAACGAGATTGTCGGCCTGCGCGCGCTCGAGGCCGGTCCCCTCGCGAACGCCGCAGAAGTCGAGAGCGTCACGCCGCTGGTCATCAACATCGCGAAGTACAACGAGGACATGCACGACGTCGGCGTGAAGTGGATCTAG
- a CDS encoding SDR family oxidoreductase: MIDRPNLAGQTAFITGTTRGIGKQLALALAEQGCNIVSTGKTVDDSDSDLEGTIHKTADACAEKGVDTHAVQLNVRNEDEIDAAIEEAIDELGEINIVINNASAIQLESVEEMPANRYDLMNEVNVRGTYLVSRGFIDHLKGVEEDAWILTNAPPAKIDRAPGSAAYSWSKMGMSFITLSLAQELADYDIGCNSFWPVTAIDTRATRYFGMGTEDDWRTPDIVSDTVLEILNRDPTEFTGNVVYDEDILREAGIEDFSRYNLTDGDPAPLSAQIFDPDYSRPEDDET; the protein is encoded by the coding sequence ATGATAGACAGGCCAAACCTGGCGGGGCAGACGGCATTTATCACCGGAACGACGCGGGGGATCGGAAAGCAACTGGCGCTCGCACTCGCCGAACAGGGGTGTAACATCGTCTCGACGGGGAAGACGGTCGACGATTCGGACTCCGACCTGGAGGGAACGATCCACAAAACGGCCGACGCGTGCGCCGAGAAGGGCGTCGACACGCACGCCGTCCAGTTAAACGTGCGAAACGAAGACGAGATCGACGCGGCCATCGAAGAGGCGATCGACGAACTGGGCGAGATCAACATCGTCATCAACAACGCATCGGCCATCCAGCTCGAGTCCGTCGAAGAGATGCCGGCCAACCGGTACGACCTCATGAACGAGGTCAACGTGCGCGGTACCTACCTCGTCTCCCGGGGCTTCATCGATCACCTCAAGGGCGTCGAAGAGGACGCCTGGATCCTGACGAACGCACCGCCGGCGAAAATCGATCGTGCGCCGGGGAGCGCCGCCTACTCCTGGTCGAAGATGGGCATGTCCTTCATTACCCTGTCGCTGGCCCAGGAACTGGCCGACTACGACATCGGCTGTAACTCCTTCTGGCCCGTCACCGCCATCGATACGCGCGCGACGCGGTACTTCGGAATGGGAACCGAAGACGACTGGCGCACGCCGGACATCGTCTCGGACACGGTCCTCGAGATACTCAACCGAGACCCGACCGAATTCACCGGAAACGTCGTCTACGACGAAGACATCCTCCGCGAGGCCGGGATCGAGGACTTCTCCCGATACAACCTCACCGACGGCGACCCGGCACCACTGTCGGCACAGATCTTCGACCCGGACTATTCGCGACCCGAAGACGACGAGACGTAA
- the engB gene encoding GTP-binding protein EngB: MFDTRPDREAEVVLVGRSNVGKSTLMRELTGHSFDTGGKPGVTRSPNHYDWAPEDFVITDLPGFGFMSGVDEDHREQIKTDIVRYLEAYAENVLVAILVVDGKSVIDIIDRHSGPDEIPYDVEMFHFLRDLGVPTVVAVNKMDKVDDRDERLNELCDRLGLYPPWKQWQETIAPISAKRGQLGPLNEAVRAHLHEQNRDDLFKFF; encoded by the coding sequence ATGTTCGATACCCGCCCCGACCGGGAGGCCGAAGTCGTCCTCGTCGGCCGCTCGAACGTGGGCAAGTCGACGCTCATGCGCGAGCTGACCGGCCACAGTTTCGACACGGGTGGCAAACCCGGCGTCACCCGTTCGCCGAACCACTACGACTGGGCGCCCGAAGACTTCGTCATCACCGATCTCCCCGGGTTCGGCTTCATGAGCGGCGTCGACGAGGACCACCGCGAACAGATCAAGACCGACATCGTTCGGTACCTCGAGGCGTACGCCGAGAACGTCCTCGTGGCGATTCTCGTCGTCGACGGCAAGAGCGTCATCGACATCATCGACCGCCACTCCGGACCCGATGAGATCCCCTACGACGTCGAGATGTTTCACTTCCTTCGCGACCTCGGAGTTCCGACGGTCGTCGCGGTCAACAAGATGGACAAAGTCGACGACCGCGACGAGCGCCTGAACGAGCTCTGCGATCGGCTCGGCCTCTATCCGCCGTGGAAACAGTGGCAAGAGACCATCGCCCCCATCAGCGCGAAACGGGGGCAACTCGGTCCGCTGAACGAAGCCGTTCGCGCCCACCTCCACGAGCAGAACAGGGACGACCTGTTCAAGTTCTTCTAG
- a CDS encoding bifunctional nuclease family protein: MQASIDAVRVAGTPQGPVPVVVLSVDGEDDVVPIFIGFNEATSIARGLEAEDIGRPLTHDLLLDVMEELGSRIDHVVVNEIKERSDGQGGTYIADIHLATPRGETVIDARPSDSLALAARTNASIEITDDVFEDGRDEREKFDELEDIRNVSGER, translated from the coding sequence ATGCAGGCATCTATCGACGCGGTCCGCGTCGCGGGGACTCCGCAGGGACCGGTCCCGGTCGTCGTCCTCTCCGTCGACGGAGAAGACGACGTCGTGCCGATTTTCATCGGGTTCAACGAGGCGACGAGCATCGCCCGCGGACTCGAGGCCGAAGACATCGGACGGCCACTGACACACGACCTCTTGCTCGACGTCATGGAAGAACTCGGGAGCCGAATCGATCACGTCGTCGTCAACGAGATCAAAGAGCGAAGCGACGGCCAGGGAGGGACCTACATCGCCGACATCCACCTGGCGACGCCCCGCGGCGAGACCGTCATCGATGCTCGTCCGAGCGATTCGCTCGCGCTGGCCGCCCGAACGAACGCCTCGATCGAGATCACCGATGACGTCTTCGAGGACGGCCGAGACGAACGCGAGAAGTTCGACGAACTCGAGGACATCAGAAACGTATCGGGTGAGCGGTGA
- a CDS encoding preprotein translocase subunit Sec61beta, with amino-acid sequence MDKGQNTGGLMSSAGLVRYFDSEDSNAIRIDPKTVIAFGVMLGVLVQLLTFVS; translated from the coding sequence ATGGATAAAGGACAGAACACCGGCGGACTGATGTCCAGTGCTGGCCTCGTCCGGTACTTCGACTCGGAGGACTCGAACGCGATCCGTATCGACCCCAAAACGGTCATCGCGTTCGGCGTCATGCTGGGCGTGCTCGTCCAGTTGCTGACGTTCGTCTCGTGA
- the pdxT gene encoding pyridoxal 5'-phosphate synthase glutaminase subunit PdxT translates to MSLTAGVVAVQGDVSEHAAAIERAATDHGREVTVREIRESGLVPECDLLAMPGGESTTISRLIHSDGIASEIRDHVAAGKPLLATCAGLIVASSDAGDDRVDELGVIDVRVERNAFGRQKDSFEAPLAIAGLDDPYPAVFIRAPAIDAVGEADVLATWDGRPVAVRDGPVVGTSFHPELTPDSRIHGLAFFENEAAAVPALEDVQ, encoded by the coding sequence ATGTCACTGACTGCAGGCGTCGTCGCGGTCCAGGGCGACGTGTCGGAACACGCGGCCGCCATCGAACGGGCGGCGACGGACCACGGCCGCGAGGTCACCGTCCGCGAGATCCGTGAATCGGGACTCGTCCCCGAGTGCGACCTGCTCGCGATGCCCGGCGGGGAGTCGACGACCATCTCCCGGCTGATCCACAGCGACGGGATCGCATCCGAGATCCGGGATCACGTCGCGGCCGGAAAACCGCTTCTCGCGACCTGTGCCGGGCTAATAGTCGCCTCGAGCGACGCCGGAGACGACCGGGTCGACGAACTCGGCGTGATCGACGTACGCGTCGAGCGCAACGCGTTCGGCCGCCAAAAGGATAGTTTCGAAGCGCCGCTCGCGATCGCGGGGCTCGACGACCCGTACCCGGCGGTTTTCATCCGCGCGCCCGCGATCGACGCAGTCGGCGAGGCCGACGTGCTGGCGACGTGGGACGGTCGGCCGGTCGCGGTCCGGGACGGACCGGTCGTCGGCACCTCGTTCCACCCGGAGCTGACCCCGGACAGTCGGATTCACGGCCTCGCCTTTTTCGAAAACGAGGCGGCGGCAGTGCCGGCGCTCGAGGACGTCCAGTAA
- a CDS encoding TIGR00341 family protein gives MRLVQLTVPMGKRDAVLETLDERKIDYVVTDENSTREYTAVVYFPLPDAAVEPVLDELQDAGIDEDAYTVVVDAETVVSRRFQSLRDEYEDGNVESERISRHELQAQAEDLTPSFPVYAVMTIISAIVATAGLLLDSPAVVVGSMVIAPLIGPALGASVGTVLDDEELFTESISFQIVGVVLAIGAAAIFALFARMTNIVPPGLVLSNVGEISERLAPDLLSLAIALGAGVAGVVSIATGTSVALVGVMIAAALIPPAGVAGISLAWGQPSAAIGATVLVLVNLLSVNLAGLLTLWYAGYRPENLFQLGETERRLRQRIVGLVIVVLVFAVFLGGITYASYEASTFEQDAREEVEAVLAQDEYQDYQLLELEVVMGTDYPFRNPERVVVTIGGPPNGSPPELATVLDERIGSHADHPVTVEVRYVVVLER, from the coding sequence GTGCGGCTCGTACAGTTGACGGTGCCGATGGGAAAGCGGGACGCGGTCCTCGAGACGCTCGACGAGCGGAAGATCGACTACGTCGTGACCGACGAAAACAGCACTCGAGAGTATACGGCGGTCGTCTACTTTCCGCTCCCCGATGCGGCCGTCGAACCGGTCTTGGACGAGTTACAGGACGCAGGGATCGACGAGGACGCCTACACGGTCGTCGTCGATGCGGAGACGGTCGTCTCGCGACGATTCCAGTCCCTACGAGACGAGTACGAGGACGGAAACGTCGAGTCCGAGCGCATCTCCCGCCACGAGTTACAGGCCCAAGCCGAGGATCTGACGCCGTCGTTTCCCGTCTACGCGGTGATGACGATCATCAGCGCCATCGTCGCCACTGCGGGCCTCCTGTTGGATTCGCCCGCGGTCGTCGTGGGTTCGATGGTGATCGCGCCGCTGATCGGGCCGGCGCTGGGGGCCAGCGTCGGGACGGTACTCGACGACGAGGAGTTGTTCACGGAGAGTATCTCGTTCCAGATCGTCGGCGTGGTCCTCGCCATCGGAGCCGCTGCGATCTTCGCGCTGTTCGCCCGGATGACGAACATCGTCCCGCCGGGGCTCGTCCTCTCTAACGTCGGCGAAATTTCGGAGCGTCTCGCGCCGGATCTGCTCTCGCTCGCGATCGCACTCGGCGCGGGCGTCGCGGGCGTCGTCAGCATCGCGACCGGAACCTCGGTCGCGCTCGTCGGCGTCATGATCGCGGCAGCGCTGATCCCGCCCGCCGGCGTCGCGGGTATCTCGCTCGCGTGGGGCCAGCCGTCGGCCGCGATCGGCGCGACGGTTCTCGTTCTCGTCAACCTCCTCTCGGTGAACCTCGCCGGGCTGTTGACGTTGTGGTACGCCGGGTATCGGCCGGAGAACCTGTTCCAGCTCGGCGAAACGGAGCGACGGCTCCGTCAGCGGATCGTCGGACTCGTTATCGTCGTCCTCGTCTTCGCCGTGTTTCTCGGTGGGATCACCTACGCCTCCTACGAAGCCAGTACCTTCGAGCAGGACGCCCGCGAGGAAGTGGAGGCGGTCCTCGCACAGGACGAATACCAGGACTACCAGTTACTCGAACTCGAAGTCGTGATGGGAACCGACTACCCGTTTCGAAATCCGGAACGGGTGGTCGTGACGATCGGCGGCCCGCCGAACGGATCGCCGCCCGAACTGGCCACCGTCCTCGACGAGCGGATCGGCAGCCACGCCGACCACCCCGTCACGGTGGAGGTCAGATACGTCGTCGTCCTCGAGCGATAG